DNA from Methanotorris formicicus Mc-S-70:
TTCCATTGCTTTTTTGGTTGCTGCTTCTCTATCATTCATGTGCACGAATGAATCGTGCTCTCTAATATTTACGAACTCCAAGTAGTATGAGGACATGCCTGCTTCTGCGAGGCAAGTTCTAAATGTTGGCTCGTGGATTTTTGGAGTACATGCTGCAACTACTACCCTATCCAAGTTGTATTCCTTTATAGCCTCTTTAATGAGGTTTTGACCTGGATCTGCACACATGAATGGATAGGTCTTTGCAACAACTACTCCATCAAGTTTGGCGGCAAAATCCTTTACCGCCTCACAATCCACCACACCATTAATGTTGGCACCACAGTAGCAGACAAATACCCCAACTCTGGGGCTACTCATGAATTCACCTCCATGGATAAATGGACATATACACTCTATAAATTCACTCACCTTATTATAAAAATATATATCCTTAAATTTTTTAATAAGGGTTATTATGTATATTTGGAACTTCTTATTTTATTTGTTGATTAGATGTTTTGTGAATCTCTCTAAAATATTTTTAAATTTTGAATTTTCTCTCGTTCAATAGATATAAAAATTAAATATTAAAATTAAACCTAGATAATTTTGAAGTTTATCAAATAGTTATTTAATTTTCGTTATTTGGCAATAATTTCCGAAAGAACGATAAATGGGCTAATTTTATAACGCGAAAATAAACTTTTAAATCAATTTTAAAAAAATTTTAATTTAAATCAAGGTTGTTTGATCGCAAATTTTATATATTAGAAATATTAATGGATATAATGGCACGGTGTGGGATAGCAGTGGGAATATCCCCCCACCTCACTGCTGATAACACCGTGCTAGAGGCATGCCTCTAGAATCCCATTCCCACCCCCTCATACCCCCTAAAAGAATTTACTCAAAACCTCCTTCCCCAGAATTTATTTTTTTGTCCCCTCCCCCTTATTTAATTTTTAATAGGACAATTAATCCATATATTTAAATTTATTGTTATTTTTGGTTTAGAAAAATAAAATTTTATATTACGCATTAGAATTAAATAAAATTCCACAAGATTTATTAATGGCTATACTTAATATTACGCATATACAATATTTAGTATTTTTACAAAGTTATCATAAAAATGGGAATTTAAAGAAAACAAAATGTGAGAGGGATTGTATGGATATTGTTGGATTGGTTTTTTCATCTTTTTGGTATATTCTGCCGGCATATATCGCAAATGCTACTGCGTGCATATTTGGGGGAGGAACTCCTCTGGATTTGGGAAGGAATTTTATAGATGGTAGAAGGTTGATAGGAAACGGTGTAACATTTAGGGGAACTTTTTCTGGAATATTATGTGGAACTATCGCGGCAATTTTGCAAGGAGTTATATTAAATTTAAAAATAATTAATACCCCAATGGTATTTTATTCGAATATATTTGAATGTGCTTTTTTAGGGTTTTTGTTATCATCTGGAGCACTTTTTGGAGACATGGTAGGAAGTTTTATAAAGCGGAGATTGGAAATAAAGCAAGGTAATCCAGCACCAATATTGGATCAATTAAATTTTGTTTTTGGGGCTATACTATTCACGTATCCATTTTCACCACTTCCATTGAATATGATAATAACAATATGTGTAATAACCCCAATAATTCATTTAACATCAAACATCATTGCATATAAACTTAAAATTAAGAAAGTTTGGTGGTAATTTATAACTTTGATTTTGTTTATGTTTATTTTAATTGCATATTCCGCAATTTAAATGATTTAATTGAGGTTTAAGTGGATAGATTGGTATTTAGGTGATGGTTTTTCATTGTAGAACGATTATTATGGTGACGATAGATTGATGGATTTTTTTATTTTTTCATATTAATAGAAGACTCTATTACATGCCTTTAAATACTTTATATAAGGCATATTCCTTTTTAAAAAAGCAAAAGAATCACAAATTATTTATACTTTTGCTTAATAGTATAATCTAACTTTGATATTAGTATATAAAGAGTTTTGAAATCGTATTTAAATATTAAAAACTTAACGAATTTCGAATAATCACTGTAATATACCTTGTTAATAATATCATAATCATAAATATAATTTTTACTGTTATATCTGTTTTATATAAATTCAGTGGTGGTTGAATGATATCTGCAAAATCTGTGAGATCTGAAATAATTGTGGTAAAAAAGAGTGGAATAGAAGAGAAATTCAATGTGAATAAACTGGCGAAATCTCTAATGAATGCAGGACTCGAGTACGAAAAAATAAATTTGGTAATTGAAAAAATTTGCAACAATATATACAATGGAATATCAACCAAAGAATTAAAAAATTTGGTATATAAGATATTAAAAGAGATTGATAAGGATGTTGCTGGTAATTATAGGTATGAAAATTGCCTTAAAGTAAGGACATCTGAAAAACAGTTTGAGTCATTTAACAAACAGAAAATAGTGGATGCATTGATAAAAGAAACTGGGGCAGATGTGGAAATAGCAAGAAAAATTGCAGATGAGGTAGAAGATATTGTAAAAAAATTAAATGTAAAATATCTAACTGCTCCAATGATAAGAGAAATTGTAAATGCAAAGTTAATTGAGCATGGTTTAGAGGAACTCAGGCATAAACATACAAGGTTGGGTATTCCAATATACGATATAACCAAGTTAATTAAAAGTGGTTCAAGAGAGAATGCAAACTTAATGTACAACCCAGAGAGTATTCACAAATGGGTTGCTGACGAGACAATGAAGCAGTATGCTTTAATGAAGATTTTTCCAAGGTATATAGCGGATGCCCACATGAGAGGAGATATTCATTTACACGATTTGGAATACGCTGCTATAAGACCAGTTTGTTTGCAGCATGATTTAAGACCGTTCTTTAAATATGGTTTGAGGGTTGATGGAACCGGGTTACATACAAGTGTTTCAAAACCTGCAAAGCATCCTGAAGTTGCTATTCAACATGCTGCTAAAGTGATGATGGCAGCACAAACCAACATGAGTGGAGGACAGAGTATAGATGAATTCAACATCTGGCTTGCTCCATACGTTAGAGGATTGAGTTATGAGAAAATAAGGCAATTAATGCAGATGTTCGTTTATGAATTAAATCAGATGTACGTAGCCAGGGGAGGTCAGACAATATTTAGCAGTATAAACCTTGAATTGGAGGTTCCAGAATTTTTAAAAGACAAGGAAGCAGTAGTTGCGGGAACCACAAGAGGGACTTATGAAGAATATGAGGAAGAGGCAAAGATGATTGTCCAGGCATTGGTAGATGTGATGTTGGAGGGGGATGCAACAGGAAAACCATTCCTATTTCCAAATACCATATTCAAATTGAGGGAAAATGCATTTAAAGATGAAGAGTTGATGATAAAAATCCACCAATTGTGTGCAAAATTCGGAACTCCTTACTTTATAAACATGCTTCCAGATTGGCAAGTTAGCAATACAAATGCGATGGGATGTAGAACCAGATTAAGTGGAAATTGGACTGGAGATGCTGAAATAGATACGTTAAGAACAGGAAATATGCAATGGTATACAATAAACCTCCCAAGAGTATCTTATGAGGCAAAAGGGGATGATGATAAGTTATTTGAAATTCTACATGAGAAGTTGGAGTTGGTTAAAAATGCATTGTTGATTAAGCATGATGTTACAAAGGAGAGATTGTATGAGGATAATGTTATGCCATTCTTAACTCAGGAGTTTGAAGATGGGCAGTATTATAGGTATGAAAACACAACAAAAACCTTTGGATTCGTTGGTTTAAATGAAATGCTCAGATATCATTTAGGGGAAGAACTCCATACCTCAAAAGATGCTTTAAAGTTTGGAGAGAGGGTTATAAAATATATAAGAGAATATGCGGATGATTTAAAAGAAAAAACTGGTTTAAGATGGACTGTAACACAGACACCAGCGGAATCAACGGCAGGAAGGTTTGCAAGACTGGATATGAAGTATTACAGGGAGGAGGCAAAATCTGTTGTTAATGGGGACTTGAATGATGTTGATTCACTATACTACTCAAACTCATCCCACGTTAGAGTTGATGCTCCAATAACTCTTGGGGAAAAATTGAGAATAGAGGAGAGATTCCATCCTATTTGCAATGGTGGGCATATAATGCATCTTTGGAATGTTGAAAGTGCAGCAGACCCAGAAGTTTTGATGAATATAACCAAAAAGATAACAAAAACAGATATTGGATTTTGGGCATATACGAAGAATTTGAGTGTTTGTGAGAAATGTAAGATGGCAATGGGTGGATTGAGAGATAAATGTATAAATTGTGGAAATGAGAATATTGCAAAATTCAGTAGAATAACGGGTTACTTGCAAAACGTCTCCAACTTCAACAAGGCAAAACAACAGGAAGTTAAGGATAGGAGGATGGTAAAGATATTTGGAGATGGGAAAGAATAAAATAAAATCTTTTTTATCCTTTAATTTTTGGAACATTAAATTTTTTATTTTTGGATCTTTGTATTAATATATTTTTGCAATATTTTAAGGTTTGAAACGAAAAGTATATATATGAGAAAGTGCATGGTATTGTATGCCTTCAACGGAAAGCGATGAGGGCCCGTAGCCTAGCCTGGATAGGGCACCGGCCTTCTAAGCCGGGGGTCGTGGGTTCGAATCCCACCGGGTCCGTTATGCAAATCTTTTCTTGTGCTCCGATGGTGTAGTCCGGCCAATCATGCGGGCCTTTCGAGCCCGCGACCCGGGTTCAAATCCCGGTCGGAGCATCATTATTTTTTAGGCATATTTATCCATAAATTTAAATATATTAAGTTGAGGGATAAATTGAGATGTGTTATCTGTAAGGGGAGGGGTTATTGTGGGAGACCTTTTTGTCCAATACTCCAAAAAATAAACAAAAAATTTAAATGTAATGATTTATTGGAAAATCTCCCAAAGGTTGATATGGACTTTTTTGGGAAGAATATGTCGTTTTTTGTTGGTAGATGGGGATATCCAAACGTTAAAATCTCTCCACTAATAACAGATATTCCAAAAGATGTTGAGCATTTGTTTGGTTATAATTTGGCAGAGATTATTAAAATAAGGATCAATCTTCTCTCTCCTTCAATTGCTGCAAACGTGAATAAAAAAACTACTGTTATTGAAAAACTGCAGGAGTTGGCAATGAGTAAAGAAAGGGTAGATACAGAAGTGGAATTTTACAAAAAACCAAAATTATCTTTAAATTTTGTTGATAACTTGCCACCAATAGGACCTTATGGGGAGTTGAAGAGAATAACTTATGACAACCCAAAAATACCAAAGATAGTTGATAAAGTTGCGGATGATTATTCTTTTGAGGGAGTTTTGAAAATATATGAGAAATTTGATGAAATTTACGCATCAAGGTTGTTTTCTGCTGGAGTTTTGGGAAGAAAGAAAAAACTTGTCCCAACAAGGTGGGCTATAACGTCTGTTGATGACATGATTGGGAAGTATCTGATAAAAAAGGTTAGGGAATATAGGATATTGGAAGAGCCACTTATGTTCGAAACATCCTATTTGGGGAATGAATTTAGGATCTATTTCCTTCCCTCAACATGGGCGTTTGAGTTGATAGAGACATACAACAGATGCGTTTGGAATCCAACAAATAAACCAATAACTGTATCTGATTATGAAATTAAGGGGAGGAAAACTTATGCAAAAAACACCGGTGGGGCATATTATGCAAGTAGATTGGCGGTTTTGGAGAAGTTGGATGATATGAAAAGACAGGCAAAAGTAATTGTAAAGAGAGTAGTTAATGAGGAATACTCTGTTCCTTTGGGGGTTTGGGTTATTAGAGAGGCAGTTAGGGATGCATTAAGAAAAAGACCAAAAAAATTAGATAATGTGGAAAAAGTAGGAACAATTTCCTCACAAAAACTTTTAGATGATTTTATAAAATAGTTATGTTTTTATCTTTATTTTTGTTAAAATTTTCACATAAAAACAGTGGTGAATGTTATGGCAGTGTTATCTGAGTTACATTTAAAAAACTTCAAATCATTTAAGAATGCAAAATTAAAAATTCCAATGGGATTTACGGCAATAGTGGGTCCAAATGGAAGTGGAAAATCAAATATTGTTGATGCTATTTGTTTTGTTTTGGGAAAATCATCTGCTAAAACTTTAAGGGCTGGACGGTTTAATGAATTAATTACCTACCACAATGGGAAGAGGGAGAAATTTTCAGAAGTAACTTTATACTTTGACAATACAGAAAGAACATTGCCAATTGATTCAGATAAGGTAGGGATTTCAAGAAAGGTTACTCTTGATGGAGATAGTGCTTATTATTTAATTTGGGAGGAAGTTGAGGAAAAAGATGGGAAAATAACAACTAAAGAAAAAAGAAAGAGAATAAAGAAATCTGAACTATTGGATATTATTGGAAAGATTGGTCTTAAACCAGATGGGCCTAACATCATATTGCAGGGGGATTTGTTAAAGATAATAAGCATGTCTCCAATAGAGAGGAGGAAGATTATTGATGAGATTAGTGGAATTGCGGAGTTTGATGAGAAAAAGGAAAAGGCAAAGGCGGAATTGGAAAAGGCAAGGGAATATATTGAAAAAATAGATATCAGAATAAATGAGGTAAAAAGTAATCTTGAGAAATTAAAGAAAGAGAAGGAAGATGCGGAAAAATACATTGCATTTAATGAAGAACTAAAGATGACAAAATATGCTTTAATATCTAAAAGAATAGGTTTTTTAAGTATGGTATTGGATGAGATAAAAAATGAAATTGAAAAATTAAATGAATTAAAGGAAGAGTTTCAAGAGGACGTTGATGAAATCGACAACCAAATAACAGAGTTAAAAAACAAACTAAATAACATAATCAATGAACTGCAAGAGAAGGGTAATGAAGAGGTTATAGAACTCCACAAATCCATAAAGGAATTGGAAATTAGCATAGAAAATGACAGAAAAACATTAGATAGGACTATAAATGAACTAACTACTATAGAAAAAGGCATTGAGGAGAAGAATAATGAAGTAAAGGAAACCCATAATAAGATAGTAAATATAAGAAAAGAAATAATGGAAAAAGAAAAAGAGATTAAAGAGATTCAGGAAAAAATAGGTAATTTGGAAAGGGAAAGAGAAGATTTAAAATCAAAGATTAAAGAAAGTGAGGATATTATAGAGGCATTGAAGAAAAAAGAGAGTGAAATATCCGAGGAGATTGCAAAATCCCAAAATGGACTCTACAAGTTGAGGGAGGAGTTGAATAAAATAGAGGGGGAGATAAATAAAAAATCATTCGCATTAAAAAACAACAATGAAACCATTGAAAAATTAAAGAAAGAATTGGAAATCTTAGCAAATAAAAAGGAAGATACAAGGACTTTATATAAAGAACTTGAGGATGCAACCGTTGAACTTGAATTTTCAAAAAAGGTGTTGCAGAAATTGGAAGATGAGAAGAAAGTTTATCAGAATAAGTTGGATGAACTTCACTCAGAGTATGTAAAGGAAAACGCGAGAATAAAGGCATTAAAAGAAATGGAAGAAATGAATTTAGACAGAACAATAAAAGAAATTCTAAATGCCAATCTTCCAGGAGTTGTTGATATTGTTGGTAACCTAGGAAAGACAAAACCAGAATATCAAACTGCAATAGAGATAGCAGCGGGAAATAGGTTAAATTTTATTGTTGTTAAGAGAATGGAGGATGGAGCAAGAGCAATTGAATATTTAAAGAGGAGGAACCTTGGAAGGGCTACATTCTTACCATTGGATAGAATTGAGGGAAGGGAGGCAGATTATCTTTATGATGATGGAGTCGTTGGGAGAGCAATTGATTTGGTAGTGTTTGATGAGAAATATAGGAATGTATTTAACTATGTGTTTGGAAATACAATAATTGTTGAAAATTTGGATGTTGCAAAGAAATTATCAAAAAAATACAAAAGAATAAGATTTGTCACATTAGAAGGGGATGTTATAGAGCCATCTGGGGCAATGGTTGGGGGAAGTGTAAGGAGAAAATCAAGAATTAAGGTTGATGTTGACCTTTCAAAGTTAAAGCAACTTGCCGATGAAATAATGAAGGTTGAGGATAAGTTAAAGGAGATAAAAAGGAACATTGAGGAATTAAATAGCAAAATTTCCTATTATTCATCAAGAAAGGCAGAGTTGGAGAGTAGATTAAAGATTATTATGGAAGATGAATCAAAAAAAGAGGAAACAATAAAAAACAACAATTTAAAAATAAAGGAACTTGAATTGGAAAATAAAATACTTTCTGAAAGTTTAGAAGAATTAAACGAATCAAAAGAGGAACTTCTTTATAAAATAGGGGATTTGGAAAAGAAAATAAACAACCTAATAAACCAAAGAGAGAATATTTTGAATGAACTCAAATCCTTTGAAAATCAACAACACATTGCAAGGATTAAGGAGATTGATAGTGAAATAGAAAAATTAACCAAAATAAAAAATAAAATGCAAAATGAGATAGAGAAGGGACTAACTCTTGTTAAAGATGTTTTAATACCAAAAATTAATGAGTTAAATGAAAGAATAAAGGAATTGAATGAGAAGAAAGAAATTTTGAGCAAGAATATTGAGTTTTACAAATCAAATATGGAGAAGAATACAGAAATTTTAAAGAAGAAGAGAGAGAAGTATGAAGAATTAACCAAAAACTTGAAAGAGTTGAATGAGAAAAAGGAAAGGTATGAAAATGAGATAAAAAACCTCTACAAACAAAAAAATGAACTTTTAAACAAAATTAAAGAAATTGAAAACAAAATTGGGGATTTATTGGTTGATAAGGCAAAATATGAGGCAAAGTTGGAGGAAGAGGAGAGAAAACTCTATCTCTGTGAAAAGGTGGAGGTTAGTGAGAAGTTGATGATGATGGATATTGATGAACTTGAAAGGCATCAGGCAAATCTTGAAACTGAAATTAAAAAATTAGAGCCAGTGAATATGAGGGCTATTGAGGACTATAATTTTGTTTTTGAAAGATATAACGAGTTAATTGAGAAGAGGAAAGAATATGAGAGGGATGAGAAAAA
Protein-coding regions in this window:
- the nrdD gene encoding anaerobic ribonucleoside-triphosphate reductase — encoded protein: MISAKSVRSEIIVVKKSGIEEKFNVNKLAKSLMNAGLEYEKINLVIEKICNNIYNGISTKELKNLVYKILKEIDKDVAGNYRYENCLKVRTSEKQFESFNKQKIVDALIKETGADVEIARKIADEVEDIVKKLNVKYLTAPMIREIVNAKLIEHGLEELRHKHTRLGIPIYDITKLIKSGSRENANLMYNPESIHKWVADETMKQYALMKIFPRYIADAHMRGDIHLHDLEYAAIRPVCLQHDLRPFFKYGLRVDGTGLHTSVSKPAKHPEVAIQHAAKVMMAAQTNMSGGQSIDEFNIWLAPYVRGLSYEKIRQLMQMFVYELNQMYVARGGQTIFSSINLELEVPEFLKDKEAVVAGTTRGTYEEYEEEAKMIVQALVDVMLEGDATGKPFLFPNTIFKLRENAFKDEELMIKIHQLCAKFGTPYFINMLPDWQVSNTNAMGCRTRLSGNWTGDAEIDTLRTGNMQWYTINLPRVSYEAKGDDDKLFEILHEKLELVKNALLIKHDVTKERLYEDNVMPFLTQEFEDGQYYRYENTTKTFGFVGLNEMLRYHLGEELHTSKDALKFGERVIKYIREYADDLKEKTGLRWTVTQTPAESTAGRFARLDMKYYREEAKSVVNGDLNDVDSLYYSNSSHVRVDAPITLGEKLRIEERFHPICNGGHIMHLWNVESAADPEVLMNITKKITKTDIGFWAYTKNLSVCEKCKMAMGGLRDKCINCGNENIAKFSRITGYLQNVSNFNKAKQQEVKDRRMVKIFGDGKE
- a CDS encoding CDP-2,3-bis-(O-geranylgeranyl)-sn-glycerol synthase, whose protein sequence is MDIVGLVFSSFWYILPAYIANATACIFGGGTPLDLGRNFIDGRRLIGNGVTFRGTFSGILCGTIAAILQGVILNLKIINTPMVFYSNIFECAFLGFLLSSGALFGDMVGSFIKRRLEIKQGNPAPILDQLNFVFGAILFTYPFSPLPLNMIITICVITPIIHLTSNIIAYKLKIKKVWW
- the smc gene encoding chromosome segregation protein SMC, which gives rise to MAVLSELHLKNFKSFKNAKLKIPMGFTAIVGPNGSGKSNIVDAICFVLGKSSAKTLRAGRFNELITYHNGKREKFSEVTLYFDNTERTLPIDSDKVGISRKVTLDGDSAYYLIWEEVEEKDGKITTKEKRKRIKKSELLDIIGKIGLKPDGPNIILQGDLLKIISMSPIERRKIIDEISGIAEFDEKKEKAKAELEKAREYIEKIDIRINEVKSNLEKLKKEKEDAEKYIAFNEELKMTKYALISKRIGFLSMVLDEIKNEIEKLNELKEEFQEDVDEIDNQITELKNKLNNIINELQEKGNEEVIELHKSIKELEISIENDRKTLDRTINELTTIEKGIEEKNNEVKETHNKIVNIRKEIMEKEKEIKEIQEKIGNLEREREDLKSKIKESEDIIEALKKKESEISEEIAKSQNGLYKLREELNKIEGEINKKSFALKNNNETIEKLKKELEILANKKEDTRTLYKELEDATVELEFSKKVLQKLEDEKKVYQNKLDELHSEYVKENARIKALKEMEEMNLDRTIKEILNANLPGVVDIVGNLGKTKPEYQTAIEIAAGNRLNFIVVKRMEDGARAIEYLKRRNLGRATFLPLDRIEGREADYLYDDGVVGRAIDLVVFDEKYRNVFNYVFGNTIIVENLDVAKKLSKKYKRIRFVTLEGDVIEPSGAMVGGSVRRKSRIKVDVDLSKLKQLADEIMKVEDKLKEIKRNIEELNSKISYYSSRKAELESRLKIIMEDESKKEETIKNNNLKIKELELENKILSESLEELNESKEELLYKIGDLEKKINNLINQRENILNELKSFENQQHIARIKEIDSEIEKLTKIKNKMQNEIEKGLTLVKDVLIPKINELNERIKELNEKKEILSKNIEFYKSNMEKNTEILKKKREKYEELTKNLKELNEKKERYENEIKNLYKQKNELLNKIKEIENKIGDLLVDKAKYEAKLEEEERKLYLCEKVEVSEKLMMMDIDELERHQANLETEIKKLEPVNMRAIEDYNFVFERYNELIEKRKEYERDEKKYLQLMEEVEKRKKEVFMEVFEKVAENFEKIYKEIGGTGKLSLENEENPFEGGLLIDASPKGKKLQSLDVMSGGEKSLTALAFLFAIQELNPSPFYVLDEVDAALDTKNAALIGDMIKNASKTTQFIVISHREQMVSRADTLYGVCMENGLSKIVGIKL
- a CDS encoding Nre family DNA repair protein, yielding MRCVICKGRGYCGRPFCPILQKINKKFKCNDLLENLPKVDMDFFGKNMSFFVGRWGYPNVKISPLITDIPKDVEHLFGYNLAEIIKIRINLLSPSIAANVNKKTTVIEKLQELAMSKERVDTEVEFYKKPKLSLNFVDNLPPIGPYGELKRITYDNPKIPKIVDKVADDYSFEGVLKIYEKFDEIYASRLFSAGVLGRKKKLVPTRWAITSVDDMIGKYLIKKVREYRILEEPLMFETSYLGNEFRIYFLPSTWAFELIETYNRCVWNPTNKPITVSDYEIKGRKTYAKNTGGAYYASRLAVLEKLDDMKRQAKVIVKRVVNEEYSVPLGVWVIREAVRDALRKRPKKLDNVEKVGTISSQKLLDDFIK